GGTTGACGAGTTGGCCCGCGCCCTGCGCCTGCCGCCCTACGACCAGGCGCCAGCCTTCACCTGGGCCGACATCTGGGCGAAATACGAGATACTCATTGTGATTGTCGTGACCTTCCTGGGGGTGACGACGCTGCTGCTGATCTTGATCATACGCAGCAACCGGGCTCTCGAACTGGCCTGTCGCGAGCAGCAGCTTGAGCGCCAAACGGCACAGAACTATCTGGACACGGTGCAGACCCTGATGCTGGCCCTGGACAAACAGGGGCGCATCACCATGATCAACCGCTTCGGCTGTGCCCTGCTGGGCTATGAGGAAAAGGATCTCCTCGGCCGCAACTGGTTTGCAGCCTGTCTGCCCCAACCCGAGGGGATGGAGAAAATTTATCCTTTTTTCCAAAGGGTGGTTGACGGCGCCATCGAACCGGACCGGGCACAAGGCTATGAAAATCCGGTGCAGTGCCGCGATGGCAGTCGGCGTCTGCTGACCTGGCAGGTGGCTCTGCTGCGGGATGAAGACGGACGTGTTCTCGGCTCTCTGAACTCGGGGCAGGACATTACCGAAAAGCGGACAGCCCAGGAGGCGCTGCAGGAGGAAAGGCAGCGTCTGGCCAATATTCTGTGGGGGACCGGCACCGGCACCTGGGAGTGGAACGTGCAAACGGGCGAGACCCGCTTCAATGAACGCTGGGCCCAGATGATCGGCTACTCTCTGGAAGAAATCGGTCCTATAAGCATCGCCACCTGGGAAAGATTCACCCATCCCGACGACCTGGCCCGCTCCGAGCAGGCTCTGCAGCGCCATTTCACTGGCGAAGTCGAGAACTACGAATGCGAGGCGCGTATGAGGCACCGGGACGGTCACTGGATCTGGGTTCTCGACCGGGGCCGCATTATCTCCCGGGACGCCGAGGGCCGACCCCTGTGGATGGCAGGTACCCATTTGGAGATCACCGCGCGCAAAAGGGCCGAAATGGCCTTGCGGCAGAGCGAGGAATATCACCGTTCAGTTGTCGAGGTGTTGGCGGAAGGGATCGTTGTCCAGGATATCGAAGGCCGCATCGTCGAGTGCAATCCCTCGGCGATACGCCTTTTGGGGCTACCGCGCGAAAAGATCTGCGGCCGCATGCTGCTGGAACTGGGCACCAGGATCCTGCGATCCGACGGCAGTCCCTATCCCCCCGACGAGTCTCCTGTCGTACGCTGCTTGCGGGATGAACAGCCGATTTACAACGAAGTGGTAGGTATCGGCAGGTCCTCCGGCGACATCCTCTGGCTCAGCCTCAACACCCAGCCGGTCTACGACACCAAGGAGAGCAGCGCCGCTGTTCCCGCCATTGTCTCCTCCTTCGTGGACATTACCACGCACCGGCAGCAGCAAAAGCAGCTTGAATACCTGGCGCACTATGACGCCCTGACCCACCTGCCCAACCGCGTCCTGCTGGTCGACCGTTTAAAGCAGGCCATGGCGCAGGTCAAGCGCCGCAGCCAGCATTTGGCCGTCGTGTACATCGATCTCGATGGTTTCAAAGAGGTGAATGATCACTACGGCCATGACGAGGGGGATGAGCTGCTTAAAGCCCTGGCGGGCCGCATGCAAGAGGTGCTGCGTGAGGTGGATACCGTGTCCCGCATAGGCGGTGACGAATTCATTGCCGTTCTGAGCGACCTGCCGGAGAGGGATGCCGTGCTGCCGCTCGTCGAACGTCTGCTCGACTGCTGCTCGCGCCCCTTTGACATCCAGGGCAGCCAGGTTCAGGTATCCGGCTCTCTCGGCGTCACCTTCTATCCGCAGCCCGGCCCCGTCGAAGCCACCCAGTTGATGGCTCAGGCCGATCAAGCCATGTACCAGGCCAAGCAGGCCGGCAAGAACCGCTATCGTCTGTTTGCTGGTGCGGAAGGATAAGCCTGGCGGCAAAGTTGGCGGGGCATTTAGGGATGATTCACAAAGATCAGGTTCTCGACGTCAAAACCTCGCGCGGCCGCTGAGGCGATAAACCGCTTCTGCACTTCCTCGTCGACCTGAGGGGTTCGGGCCAGCAGCCACAGATACGAGGTGTCGGGGCCGCAGACGAAGGCGTACTGGTAATTTTCGCGGTCAAGCTCAAAAATCACGTACGAGCCGTAAAAGGGGCCGAAAAACGATACCTTCAGATAACCCTCGCTCGGCTCGCGCACGAAATAAGCCTTGCCTTCCGCCTCCTTCCAGCGATTTTCCGTTGGCGAAAACCCCCGGTTTATGACCCGGACCCCGCCATCCCCGCGCCGGCTGTATTCGGCCGATACCCGTTCCAGTCCCCGCTCGAAGGAGTGATCCAGTCGGGCGATTTCGTACCAGGTTCCCAGATAGCGGTCAAGGTCAAACCCCTGTACAGGGCGAACCTGTTCCGGCATACCCAGGCAGCCGCCGAAACAGAGGGCGACGAAGGCGACAAGCCAGGTTCTCAGCCTCCTTTTCGGGGACAACGGATGGCCGTCTCGGTGCATGCTCCTGTCTCCCTTCCGGCTAGCGGTCAAAAGCCTGCCCCTTTTTCATCAGAAAATAGCCGGAGGTCAGGGCCAGAATAATGGCGGCGATGCCCAGCATGACCCAGCTGTCTGCCTCTTGAAGGTCCAGAATGATGACTTTGCGGGCGATGGCGATGATGGCGACGGAGAGCACGACCTCATAATGGGGCTGCCCCTGGGTCTGGAAGGTTTTGATGATGGTTTCGAGCAGTTCGATGCCGATGAGGACCAGCAGAAAGAGACCGAATATTTCCAGGAGTTGTTCGATGCTCAGCAGAAAGAGGGGAGGTTCAAGGATGTCCTTGATAATGAGCCAGCCCAGGTCAAGCGTGGCAAGACCCAGCACAATGGCCATCATGATCATGAGAGCCTTGATCATGAGCCGCTCGTATTGCTTCAGGATGGTAAACATGGTGGCCTCTTAGCGACTCTATTGCAGGGACCGCTCCATATAGCGCGCTGTCGGGTCCGGGTTGAAGCAGTAAGGTTCAATATCCGCAAAACCGAGACTTTTGTAAAGACTTATCGCCGGGGTCATGCGGGCCAGGGTATCCAGCCGCATGTGCTGAAAGCCCAGGACTCTGGCCTCGTCGAGAAGTTTTTCGCACAGGCGTCGTCCTATGCCCAGGCCTTTGAAGCGCTCGTGGACAAAGAGCCGCTTCATCTCGCAGATTTCCGTCGACAGCCGCCGCAGCCCCACACCGCCGGCCAGTTCTCCAGCCTGCCAGGCCAGCAGGAAGACCCCGGCGGGCGGGCCGTACATGGCCGAAAAGCGCGACAGCTCGAGCTCTTCTTCGACGTTCTGAAAGGACAGATCCATATCCAACCACTGCAAATAGGCCCTGGTCAGTCCGATGGCGGCGCTGAAATCCTCCCCTGTCAGACACCGGGCGAGGCGTATCCCGTCGCCCTGAGGCCGGCATGTGTAGGTCTGCTTGTGGCCTTTTTCTTCATAGCCTGCGACCACCCTTTGCGCCCCCTGGCGTGAAAGCCCCGCGGCCACGGTAAAGGTGTTGCCGTTGTCGTCCAGCCGGACAACGCACCAGTCGTCGTCCCTGGCAGCTTCCTGTTGTTTGCTCTGCCCTTTGTCCATTGCCATTACCATTAACCTGACAGCTGTCATCAAAAAAACCGAGCCCTTCGGCTGAAGGGCTCGGGGCGTTGCGTCGGTTGTAATCAGGATATCAGAGAAAAGCGCTCTTTGGGCACGTTGCAGACCTCGCAGCGGTCGGGCGCCTCGTCGTAGACCGTGTTGCCACAGATCTCACAGACATAGACCGCCCGCTCGGGCAGGTCGCCGCCACCTTTCACGGCTGCCAGGGCTGCCGAGTACAGATCGTAATGCACCTCTTCCACGGCCAGGGCGTTGCGGAAGCTGACTTCGGCTGCCTTGTCCCCTGCGCGCTTGGCTTCTTCCAAGTAAGGAGGGTACATTTTCTGAAACTCGAAGCCTTCGCCGTCGATGGCTTCCTGCAGATTCTCAAGGGTCTTCTTGATGCCGCCCATGGCGCGCAGATGGGCATGGGCATGGATCGTCTCCGCGTGGGCCGCTGCCCGGAAGAGCTTGGCGACCTGGGGGTAGCCATCGGCCTCGGCCTGTTTGGCGAAGGCCAGATATTTGCGGTTGGCTTGACTTTCTCCGGCAAAAGCTTCAGCAAGATTCTCTTTGGTAGACATTCTGTTCTCTCTCCTTTTTGTGGTGATAGGGCGACCGCAAGGTCACCGTCGAAAATGATCAGTTGTTGTGGCAATCGGGACAGAGCCCGAAAAAATCGAGCCGGAACCCGGCGATATGGAAGCCGGTGGCGCTGGCGGCTTCCTGTTGCAGGAAATCCAGCGGCGGTGCGTCAAAATCCATGACCTTCAGGCAGCGATTGCAGATGACATGAGGGTGTGGCGCCGGATTGCGGCCGTCATAACGCGTTGTTCCATCCTTCATGGGCAGTTCGGTCAGCTCTCCCATGTCCCGTAGCAGGGCCGCCGTTTTGTAGACCGTCGCCAGGCTGAGGGTCGGAAACTGTTGGCGCAGCTGTTCGTAGACCTCCCCTGGCCCTGGGTGCGCCTTGCTGGTGCAAAGAAGCTTCAGCACCGCATAACGTTGTGGCGTGACACGAAAATCCCGTTGACGCAAGGAATCGATGATGAGGTTAAGACGCGTGTCCATACAGGGGGTTGCCTTTGTTTGGGATAAGCTTTAGTTGTGGATAATAATTATCCATAAAGGGGAAATTGTCAAGACTAAAAGAAGCTGGCGCTTTGGGGAGCGGTTAGAAGGTGGTAAACAAAGATGTCGTTCACGGGGGGCAGGGTGTTTTACTGGCCTGAAAAATACAGAACAGCCATGCCGAGGCCGGTGATGCCGATGGCCAAAACAATGGCCAGCACGAACTGTTTAAGGCGGCTTTCGTGCTGTTTCTTGGCATCAGCAACAAAAGGGTCGTTCAGGGTGAGGCAGCCGTCATAGGCGTTCCAGAAGCAGGTGAGGTTCTTGCCCATGCCGGTGATGTTCCGGTTGAAAAAATCCGGGTGATTCTTTTTGAGATAGAACCACAGCTGAAAATGGACCGTGATGAACCGGAAAAAACTGCCAAGCAGCAAAACGGCCACAATCCAGAAAATGGCGAAGACGCTAACCAAGGATCAATCCTTTCGACCGGGCTAAGGAAATAACGGGTTGTGGATGGGTGGGGGCACAGAAGGGGGATACCTTCTGTGCCCCCGATAAGAACATGGGACTGACCTGACAATATCCTCAGGCCAGGTCGAAGCGATCCAGGTTCATGACTTTGTTCCAGGCCGCAACAAAGTCGTTGACGAACTTTTCCCGGGCGTCGGCGCAGGCGTAGACTTCGGCGAGGGCCCGCAGTTCCGAGTTGGAGCCGAAGATAAGGTCGATGCGGGTGCCGGTCCATTTAAGGTCGCCGCTCTGGCGATCGCGCCCCTCGAACACCTCCTGATCCTCTGCCGTGGGTTTCCAGACCGTGCCCATGTCGAGCAGGTTCACAAAGAAGTCGTTGGTCAGTGTCTCGGGCTGTTGGGTGAAAACGCCACGGGGGGATTGCCCATAATTGGCGTTAAGCACCCGCAGGCCGCCGATGAGCACCGCCATTTCGGGGGCGGTCAGGGTCAGCAGCTGGGCGCGATCCACCAGCAGTTCCTCGGCGTTGACGCTGTACTTCCTCTTCTGGTAGTTGCGGAAGCCGTCCGCCTTTGGTTCGAGGACGGCAAAAGCCTCGATGTCGGTCTGCTCCTGGGAGGCATCGGTGCGGCCTGGCGCGAAGGGCACGCTTACCTCGACCCCGGCCTTTTTGGCGGCCTGCTCGACGGCCGCACAGCCGCCCAGAACGATGAGGTCGGCCAGGGAGACCTTCTTGCCGCCGGCCTGGGCGCCGTTGAACTCCCGCTGAACGCCTTCAAGGGCTTTGAGCACTTTGGCCAGTTGCGCCGGCTGGTTGACTTCCCAATCCTTCTGCGGGGCGAGGCGGATGCGCGCCCCGTTGGCGCCGCCACGCTTGTCAGAGCCGCGGAAGGTCGAGGCCGAGGCCCAGGCGGTGGTTACCAGCTCCGCCACCGAAAGTCCCGTCGCCAGAATTTTGCTCTTGAGGGCGGTGATGTCCGCTGCCTCGATCAGCTTGTGGTCGACGGCAGGTACCGGGTCCTGCCAGAGGAGATCTTCCTGCGGCACTTCCGGGCCGAGATACCGTGCCTTGGGGCCCATGTCGCGATGGGTCAGCTTGAACCAGGCGCGGGCGAAGGCGTCGGCGAATTCTTCGGGGTTGGCCAGATAGCGCCGCGCAATGGGTTCGTAAATGGGATCATAGCGCAGGGAAAGATCCGCCGTGGTCATCATGGGCCGCAGCTTTTTGGTGGGGTCGAAGGCGTCCACCACCATGTCCTCTTCCGCCACGTCCTTGGCCAGCCATTGCCAGGCTCCCGCCGGGCTTTTGACTTTTTCCCACTCGTACTTGAACAGCACCTTGAGGTAGCCCATGTCCCAGGTGGTCGGCTTGGGTTTCCAGGCGCCCTCGATGCCGCTGCCGATGGTGTCGGGCCCCTTGCCGCTCTTAAAGCTGCTCTTCCAGCCAAGGCCCATCTCTTCAATGGGGGCGGCTTCGGGTTCGGGCCCTACATGGGTGGCCGGTCCGGCCCCGTGGCACTTGCCGAAGGTGTGCCCGCCGGCGACGAGGGCGACCGTCTCTTCGTCGTTCATGGCCATGCGCGCGAAGGTTTCCCGCACGTCTTTCCCCGAGGCGACCGGGTCGGGATTGCCGTCCGGTCCCTCCGGGTTGACGTAGATCAGCCCCATCTGCACGGCGGCCAGGGGGTTTTCGAGATCCCGCTCGCCACTGTAGCGGCTCTTGGGTTTGTCGCTGGTGGCCAGCCACTCCTCTTCGGCGCCCCAGTAGATATCCTCTTCCGGCTCCCACACATCTTCGCGGCCGCCGGCAAAGCCGAAGGTTTTAAAGCCCATGGATTCCAGCGCGCAGTTGCCGGCCAGAATCATCAGGTCGGCCCAGGAGATCTTCCGGCCGTATTTCTGCTTGATGGGCCACAGCAACCGACGTGCCTTGTCAAGATTGACATTGTCCGGCCAGCTGTTGAGGGGGGCCAGGCGCTGCGAGCCACTGCCGGCCCCGCCGCGGCCGTCTCCCAGGCGGTAGGTGCCGGCGCTGTGCCAGGCCATGCGGATCATGAGCCCGCCGTAGTGGCCGTAATCGGCCGGCCACCAGTCCTGGGAGTCGGTCATCAGGGCACAGAGATCCTTTTTGACGGCCTTGAGGTCAAGGCTCTTGAAGGCTTCGGCGTAATTGAAATCCTCACCCATGGGGTTGGAGAGGTTGGAATGCTGGCGCAGGATGTTCAGGTTCAGCCGGTTCGGCCACCAGTCCCGGTTCGAGGTGCCACCACCGGCAACCTGCTGACTCGATTTGCCCGTCACCGGGCACTTGCTTTCTCCGCTCATGAAGATCCTCCTTCTGCTGATAAGTTTTTCGTCGCCGGATCATCAGACCCGTTAGAATCAATTTATTTCTAACAGGCCTTATGGGTTTGTCAATATCTGTAGAGAATGATTTTCGATAAGAGGTGCTGCGGACGGCTACTTTTTCTGACAGGCGGGGCAGAGGCCGAAAAGTTCAACCTGATGGGAAGTGATCTGGTAGCCAGTGGCTTTGGCCACCTCGGACGTCAGCTGGTCCAGCAGGCTGATGTCGGGATCGATGATGCGGTGACAGCGGGTGCAGATCAGGTGCGGGTGGGGATAGGGTTTGTTGCCGTCGTAATGGCTGCGGCCGTCGGCAAAACCGATCTCAAGGATCTCGCCAATTTCTTTAAGCAGCGTGACGGTTTTGTAGACCGTAGCCAGGCTGGTGGTCGGAAATTGCGTTCTGACCTGATTGTAGACCTGCTCGACGCTCGGGTGCTGGTCGGTATGGAGAAAAACCTGCAAAATGGCGAGACGCTGCGGGGTAATCCGACAGTCCCGCTTCCGGAGTTTTTCGAGAATGTCGTCCAGTCGTTGTTGCGACTTATCCACGGAGGCACCAGGGGGACAGGGGAAAAAGAAGATCAGCTAAAGACTGATACTGAATCATCGCGAATGTGTCGGGATTTGTCAATCGGGGGATGGTTCCGGTCGGCCGCCCCAGGATTAAGCCTCAGAAGAAAACAGATAAAAAGGGGGAGGAGGGACCTAGGCCTCTCCTCCCGTTCTCATCAGCACTTCAGATAAAGGCAGAACAGGGTGAGAATATTTGTCTGGGTAGTAAGACTGGCATCCACGATCATCTGCAGATTGTCGCTCTGAATAATCTGCGTCGCCAGAATGCGGTCGGCCATGGTGCCGATGTTGTCCGCCATCAGCAGAATCTTGTCCGCCATTTCAAGAATACGGTTCGCCATGGTGCCAATATCATCGGAAAGGCGCAGCATGGTCATCAACGACGATTCCAATACCGACAGCGAGGTGACAGGCGCCACCAGGGCGATCGCCTCCGAAAGGGCGAGCAGCTGTGTCGTCAGCGAGGCGCTGAGGGTGGCCAAATTCTGCAGGGCTATCAGCGATTCGCTGGCCAGGGTTATGGTGGTCGTGTTGTTGGCCATGGTGTCATACAGAGTCATGACACTGTCCTGATAGCTGTTGACCGAGGTCTCCAGGGCGGTGAGCTGGCTGAGCATGGTAAAAGGAGTCAGGGTGATCTGCGACATGCTGGTCAGCAGGGTATTGCCGGACAAAACTAGATTGTTAAGGGACGAGGTGTAGAGGTCAGACGCCTGCACCTGGGCGGGCTGGACCGCCGCAATGCTGAGAAAAAAAAGGGCGGATAAAGCGACTCGAAAAAAAACTTTGCACATGGGAGGCCTCCTGCCGGAAAAAGAGATTGAAAGATGCAACCTTGGTAAATCTTAATGCCCCAAGGGAACCTGTCAATGCCATTGCCGGGGAAGCTTGCGTGAAGAGTGTCTTGCCGCTGCTTAATCAGGGCGCACCTTACAGATGCCCCTGATTAAGCGACGACAAGCAGCGATGATTTTATTTGAATCGCGAAGAAGCTGATTTCAGTGCTTCACCAAGGGAGTCCCAGGCACTTTCAATGCCCGTCTTGAGATCTTCCCAAGCATCGTCCCCAGCATTCTTGAGTTCGGTAAGCTTGGCATTAGCCGATTTCCGCATAGACTCTAGTTTCTCGATTTGTTGGTGATATTCGATTTGGGCATCCGCTCCCGCCTTGTCAGCCTTGGCCTTGAGCTTTTTGATTTCAGCATCCCACTCGTCCAGTTGGGCCTGGAGTTTTTTTTCATAGGCTTCTTTTTTGCTCATAGCTTTCTCCTGTAAACATAGAAGGCTAAAAGATGTTTTGCTTGGCGAAAGTGGCAATTTTTCAGGGTAAAGCAATTCGTTAGGAGTTCTGGTTTTAATTCTTTTTTAGTCTTTCTATTTCTTCTTCAACTTCTTCTGCACCCTCTGCATAGAATGTTTCTTCATCGGGGGCTAATTCTTTCAATAAGCGTAAGAACTCTCCCGCATGAACCCTTTCTTCATCGGCAATGTCCTTTAACACTTCAATTGCCAATTTATGATCGATCGATTCCGCCAACTGCATATACAATTGAACAGCCTCATATTCAGCGGCGATCATAAACCGAATTGCGCGGATTAATTCTTCTTGAGTAAGTTTTTGCCCTTTGGCAAGTCCCGAAAAGGGGGTTCCAAACTCCGGCATACTCAATACCTCCTTTTTTGACGATATTTCGTTACTCCTAACGAAAAAGACCAGCAGTGAACCCTAGGGAAGTCGCTGTACACATCTAATTATACCAGACTGGGCAACGATGAGCGGATTGCCCGCTCAGCTGTTTTAAATGGCGAAACAGCAACCGCCGCCTAAACAAGGCAATGTGCAGTAAGGGCTCGTGGATGTCTAAACGAACATTTGTATACTAACGCCTTTCCTGCCAGGGCCATTTACCAGACATCTCGACTTCCAGGGTTAAACTCAGGAACGTGCGTATGAGTACAACTATGGCGAGAACGCCTATGGTCTGAAAGGTCAACTCGACTGCGACTGTATAAATGATGTCCGAAGCGATGAGAAACTCAAGACC
The sequence above is a segment of the Desulfuromonas sp. KJ2020 genome. Coding sequences within it:
- a CDS encoding diguanylate cyclase domain-containing protein, whose amino-acid sequence is MGLEKRTNDSHKAERGHLLSVRSGFLKKTVWGFWLAMLVSLCLGAAAQATETLTLGVFAYRPKPLLQQAYQPLADYLTSQLKDATVELRVLAMEEFEPALDAGEIDLLFTNPSHYTVLRNRNSLTGALATLISIQDGVPTSNLGGVIITRWERSDVVSLTDLRRHRLAVPGTKFLGGYQTQAFEVLQAGLKLPEEATVLVAQSHDAVVQKVLSGEVDAGFIRTGIIEQLTAEGTLDPSRLRVLHPQKHPGFPYRISTRLYPEWPFVALPHVDSAQVRKVAAALLALEASHPVAIAAGIGGFAPPADYTPVDELARALRLPPYDQAPAFTWADIWAKYEILIVIVVTFLGVTTLLLILIIRSNRALELACREQQLERQTAQNYLDTVQTLMLALDKQGRITMINRFGCALLGYEEKDLLGRNWFAACLPQPEGMEKIYPFFQRVVDGAIEPDRAQGYENPVQCRDGSRRLLTWQVALLRDEDGRVLGSLNSGQDITEKRTAQEALQEERQRLANILWGTGTGTWEWNVQTGETRFNERWAQMIGYSLEEIGPISIATWERFTHPDDLARSEQALQRHFTGEVENYECEARMRHRDGHWIWVLDRGRIISRDAEGRPLWMAGTHLEITARKRAEMALRQSEEYHRSVVEVLAEGIVVQDIEGRIVECNPSAIRLLGLPREKICGRMLLELGTRILRSDGSPYPPDESPVVRCLRDEQPIYNEVVGIGRSSGDILWLSLNTQPVYDTKESSAAVPAIVSSFVDITTHRQQQKQLEYLAHYDALTHLPNRVLLVDRLKQAMAQVKRRSQHLAVVYIDLDGFKEVNDHYGHDEGDELLKALAGRMQEVLREVDTVSRIGGDEFIAVLSDLPERDAVLPLVERLLDCCSRPFDIQGSQVQVSGSLGVTFYPQPGPVEATQLMAQADQAMYQAKQAGKNRYRLFAGAEG
- a CDS encoding lipocalin family protein; translation: MRTWLVAFVALCFGGCLGMPEQVRPVQGFDLDRYLGTWYEIARLDHSFERGLERVSAEYSRRGDGGVRVINRGFSPTENRWKEAEGKAYFVREPSEGYLKVSFFGPFYGSYVIFELDRENYQYAFVCGPDTSYLWLLARTPQVDEEVQKRFIASAAARGFDVENLIFVNHP
- a CDS encoding phosphate-starvation-inducible PsiE family protein; the protein is MFTILKQYERLMIKALMIMMAIVLGLATLDLGWLIIKDILEPPLFLLSIEQLLEIFGLFLLVLIGIELLETIIKTFQTQGQPHYEVVLSVAIIAIARKVIILDLQEADSWVMLGIAAIILALTSGYFLMKKGQAFDR
- a CDS encoding GNAT family N-acetyltransferase, giving the protein MAMDKGQSKQQEAARDDDWCVVRLDDNGNTFTVAAGLSRQGAQRVVAGYEEKGHKQTYTCRPQGDGIRLARCLTGEDFSAAIGLTRAYLQWLDMDLSFQNVEEELELSRFSAMYGPPAGVFLLAWQAGELAGGVGLRRLSTEICEMKRLFVHERFKGLGIGRRLCEKLLDEARVLGFQHMRLDTLARMTPAISLYKSLGFADIEPYCFNPDPTARYMERSLQ
- a CDS encoding rubrerythrin family protein, with the translated sequence MSTKENLAEAFAGESQANRKYLAFAKQAEADGYPQVAKLFRAAAHAETIHAHAHLRAMGGIKKTLENLQEAIDGEGFEFQKMYPPYLEEAKRAGDKAAEVSFRNALAVEEVHYDLYSAALAAVKGGGDLPERAVYVCEICGNTVYDEAPDRCEVCNVPKERFSLIS
- a CDS encoding Fur family transcriptional regulator; protein product: MDTRLNLIIDSLRQRDFRVTPQRYAVLKLLCTSKAHPGPGEVYEQLRQQFPTLSLATVYKTAALLRDMGELTELPMKDGTTRYDGRNPAPHPHVICNRCLKVMDFDAPPLDFLQQEAASATGFHIAGFRLDFFGLCPDCHNN
- the katG gene encoding catalase/peroxidase HPI; this translates as MSGESKCPVTGKSSQQVAGGGTSNRDWWPNRLNLNILRQHSNLSNPMGEDFNYAEAFKSLDLKAVKKDLCALMTDSQDWWPADYGHYGGLMIRMAWHSAGTYRLGDGRGGAGSGSQRLAPLNSWPDNVNLDKARRLLWPIKQKYGRKISWADLMILAGNCALESMGFKTFGFAGGREDVWEPEEDIYWGAEEEWLATSDKPKSRYSGERDLENPLAAVQMGLIYVNPEGPDGNPDPVASGKDVRETFARMAMNDEETVALVAGGHTFGKCHGAGPATHVGPEPEAAPIEEMGLGWKSSFKSGKGPDTIGSGIEGAWKPKPTTWDMGYLKVLFKYEWEKVKSPAGAWQWLAKDVAEEDMVVDAFDPTKKLRPMMTTADLSLRYDPIYEPIARRYLANPEEFADAFARAWFKLTHRDMGPKARYLGPEVPQEDLLWQDPVPAVDHKLIEAADITALKSKILATGLSVAELVTTAWASASTFRGSDKRGGANGARIRLAPQKDWEVNQPAQLAKVLKALEGVQREFNGAQAGGKKVSLADLIVLGGCAAVEQAAKKAGVEVSVPFAPGRTDASQEQTDIEAFAVLEPKADGFRNYQKRKYSVNAEELLVDRAQLLTLTAPEMAVLIGGLRVLNANYGQSPRGVFTQQPETLTNDFFVNLLDMGTVWKPTAEDQEVFEGRDRQSGDLKWTGTRIDLIFGSNSELRALAEVYACADAREKFVNDFVAAWNKVMNLDRFDLA
- a CDS encoding transcriptional repressor, producing the protein MDKSQQRLDDILEKLRKRDCRITPQRLAILQVFLHTDQHPSVEQVYNQVRTQFPTTSLATVYKTVTLLKEIGEILEIGFADGRSHYDGNKPYPHPHLICTRCHRIIDPDISLLDQLTSEVAKATGYQITSHQVELFGLCPACQKK
- a CDS encoding coiled coil domain-containing protein, with translation MSKKEAYEKKLQAQLDEWDAEIKKLKAKADKAGADAQIEYHQQIEKLESMRKSANAKLTELKNAGDDAWEDLKTGIESAWDSLGEALKSASSRFK
- a CDS encoding ferritin family protein; this encodes MPEFGTPFSGLAKGQKLTQEELIRAIRFMIAAEYEAVQLYMQLAESIDHKLAIEVLKDIADEERVHAGEFLRLLKELAPDEETFYAEGAEEVEEEIERLKKN